In Electrophorus electricus isolate fEleEle1 chromosome 1, fEleEle1.pri, whole genome shotgun sequence, a single window of DNA contains:
- the pvalb6 gene encoding parvalbumin 6 encodes MAMSSILKADDIKKALDAFKVADSFNHKKFFEMVGLKAKSADDVKKVFHLLDADHSGFIEEEELKFVLKCFATDGRDLTDKETKTFLQAADKDGDGKIGVDEFAALVYE; translated from the exons ATGGCAATGAGTAGCATTCTAAAAGCTGATGACATTAAGAAAGCCCTGGATGCCTTCAAAG TTGCAGACTCTTTCAACCATAAGAAGTTTTTTGAGATGGTAGGGCTGAAGGCCAAGTCAGCTGATGATGTGAAGAAAGTCTTCCATTTACTGGATGCTGACCACAGCGGCTTcatagaggaggaggagctgaa ATTCGTTTTGAAGTGCTTCGCTACTGATGGAAGAGACCTGACTGATAAAGAAACCAAAACCTTCCTACAGGCAGCTGACAAAGATGGAGATGGCAAGATCGGCGTGGATG AGTTTGCTGCTCTAGTCTACGAGTAA